In the Manis javanica isolate MJ-LG chromosome 12, MJ_LKY, whole genome shotgun sequence genome, gtgtaatgaTCCATGATGGATTTTAGATCTTGTTGAAAGCAGCCACATCCATGGACTGCACATAGTCCTCAAAAGCAGTGATCTGCTCCTCCAGCATATCTGTTCCAACTTTATCATCTTCAACTACACATTGTATTTGAAGTTTTTTAATTCCATAACCTACTGGAACTAGTTTAGCTGAAAAAGAACATAaggaaaaatcttagaaaaaaccTGTTGACTGACAACGGTTTAAACAATGCCAATTCCAAATGCAACTTCAAAAAGCAGACTAAACTCACAAGAGCCCCAGACCAAACCATCTGCTTGAATGCTTCGGACGCACTCCTCTAATTTTGCCATGTCTGTCTCATCATCCCAAGGTTTCACGTCTAGTAAGATGGAAGACTTGGCAACAAGTGCAGGTTCTAGAAAAACGTAACAGCATTAttctaataattgtattttttcattttagtataaGCCCCTTAAATCTTTGTTTTGCAAGGAATCAACTCAGTCAAACCATAGAATACACTGTTTGTCACACATAGGGCCCACTTTCTCTTTTGCTAAGAAAGTGGCATTTAATTGTGTAACGGTTGATGTCCCACAGAGGAATGCCACAACTGCTACCATAAGAACAGCTGCAGACCAGTAGCTGTGGAAGTTTTATGAAAAACCACCTCTTCAGGTGGTTTTAGAATATGGACCTATTCAACAAGTAGGAAGGAAATtacttggggtggggggggtcaaGTTTCAAAAATCTCTTCACACTGTTATAACATGAGGTTAAAGAAGCACAAATTATAAAATGACCTACTTTTGGCTTTCTTTGACTCATACTGCGCAAGACGTTCTTCTCTTACCCTCTTTGCTTCTTCACTttcctggaaagaaaaaatataactaaTTTCAAAAAGCTTAAATAACTAATTTCCTCAGCTTAAAGTTGGTGGGACCACCACAGTAATAACcagttttatcagaaaaaaacaaatccatcaCGAGCTCAGCCGAAAGATGGTGATTTGATTTTATTCATCAtgtaaacagaatttttaaaaagcaggtaaaAAAGTAgtaaagccaggattcaaatccggGCAATTTTGCTACTACACAGCCTGTGCTAAGCACAATGACAAATTTATGTCATACCTCCTCATCATCAGATCCAAAGAGATCAATGTCATCGTCATCTTTACTGTCTGTAGCCCCACTTCCTGTGGTATCTTCCACATTAGCAGGGCCGTACTTGCCCAAAGCTTTCTTCACTCCTGGcaggcttaaaaaaaattttaaattggacCACTATTAGATTGGTATAATGTCATTTTCAGACATTACACGAGAAGTTGTGTTCATCACTGCTTCTCAATAGACCCCTTTTGTACTAAGAATTTACCCTTTAATACTcccaaataaatacttttatatgTTTAACTCCTCACCCAAGAAACATTAGTAGCATGGGAGATGTTATATTCAATACTCACTATGGTTTACTCTTTCAGTATGAACATTTCTGTTTGAGATTTCATTAAGTATGCTCAGTTCCATTCTTAGTGAACTGGAgtccaacttccccaaacttccACCCTTGTTGGTAGTTTCAGAAGAATGGCCAAGGACTGAATGAATGAGCCACCCTCTCACCCCAGAGGTGGGCCCCCCAGGTCAGGGTCCAGGCACATTGGCAGGGCAGTGTGGGAAAAAGCTGAATTGCTGTTGTCCATGTTCTACCTGTTCTGTGAAAAAATGGAGCACTTCAGTCTCTGGGCCttctaaagtcacacagaaattAAGCGTACAATATCCCAACAAAACTAAAGTGGCCTGCACCCAATTTTGTCGTGTTAAAATCCTGAGTTTAAGTTTAGGGGGTAGTctactcttaagacaaattaaaaaattatttaacctgGCCTTTTCCTTTTCGTAAGACTTGATGTGATTATACCACCGTAAGGCATGACACAAGTCAGCTGGCGGAGGGCCGGAGACCGCTTCAAATACAGCAACATCGGCTTGTGATGGCACATACCTGCcgataatacaaaaataattacacctttaaaagaaaagccacaaacaacaggaaaaaagtgACAAACGCTGCATCCATCAAACTAATTAGTGGGAACTCGCCCATATTAGCGTGCTACCTAAGTtgctttagtgtttttttttttttttaagtaagtccCTTAACATCTAGGACCATCTGGTTTTCCGCGCCATCCTGAGGAACGCCTTTCAGTTGGTAGACCTGTGCTACTAGGATTGCAAATTCTAACACAGACCTACATTCAGTCTTACATTTACTGATGAGCAAAGAGGCGAAAAACCTGGTTGAAGCAAGTTAAGGGGAAAGCAACCTGCTTTTCCGCTGGTAGTCTCTAACCGCGCGAGGGCCCTGGGGGCTGGTCTTCCTCTCCTCCAGGAGCAGCGGAGGCCACGCCACGTGGCCCGGGCCGGCCCCCGGCCCCAGCCTGTCCGCTTACCCCTCGATGTAGCTCTTGTCCGCCAGGTAGTCGTTGAGCACCTGCAGACCAGCAGAGCTTTTCAGGTCCCCAAAACCCATGGTGACGCCGGATCCGATAGCAGGGCGGTATCGGAGAAAAGTGAATCAGCGCGACAAGCCCACACTGACTGCTTAAAATGAAAAGAGGCCGTAAATGGTCGGAAAATTCCTTATATAGAGACGGAGGCGTCTCCCTCCGACGCACACGGCCGAAGGTTAAAGGTCAAAGTACGTTAATATTATACCTCTACATAAAAACCAGAGTCTCTGAATAAAGTAGCGCACAAATTATCCGCCGTCCGTTCCTCGTATTTGGGAATAAGTTAATAAAAGGGGTATTTCTTAAATGAGTACCTCCACGGCGCCCGAAGACTACAGGAACCGCCCCTTGAAGCGCCGGAGATGACCGAAGACGCTCAGCGTCTGCTTACCACCACTACCGGCGGAACTGCAGGCCCGGGCCGTCCCTCCTCCCCGCCCGCCCGCGTCTCCTCCCGGCAGCTACGCCATCCGCCCCGCCCTTGTCCCTTTGACGGAAATTGCCGAACTTAATCGAAGCGCGAAATTGTCGAGTCTGGGGTTTCAAGTCCCTCCTGGCTTTCCGTTCTCCAGGTCTGTTTGCCGGAGTTGACCGAGGCCACCATATTGGGCGAGCGACCCGGCCTCTTAGGGGTCCGCGAGGAACAGACAGCTGTGCAGAGCAGCTTCGGCGGCTCCACGGAGAAGGTAAGGCTGTGTTTAGATGAGAAGGCTGAGGTACCTCGGCCACAGGCGTTAATTTATTGACTAGAGTGTTTCCTTTGGCTCAAGCGTTATTCTCCTCTTGTCCTTGACTGTTCGCCGCATCGCACCCCGTCGCCTCGGGAACCCTGAGAACCGGCAGGTGAGGACTGTTATCCTTGGTCTTTGGTCTGATGGagcaggaaggaggagaaggtTCAGGAAGCTCCGGGGAGCGCTGGCCTGAATGCAGGCTTGTGGATGACCTTCCCTCTGCAAGGGAAATGCAGGACATTCCCCTTCTGGAGCGGAGGCCGGGAGAGAGGACCTATGTCAGGTGACTTAGGCTAAGACAGAGCATTCTCCCCCAAATTAACACAGACCTGCATCACTGTTGGGCTGCTGTTGCATTAGCAACCGTCCACACCTTCgatttttatttgtgttcttgTCCATTGGCTGAGTTACGTAGCAATTTTGATTCCTTTCACTGGTGAAGAAACGGAAGAAAAGGACATTTAAAGAAATCAATCCAAGATTGCAGTGCGAATAAAGAAGTTACATTGTTTAAAAGTTCTTGGGATCTAATGCATGTACTGTAAGATAGTGGATCAGACACAACTCATTATTAGTAGGTGACAGACGATGTCTGCAAATTCACTGTCACAAAGTCAGATTTAATGAGTTTTATGAATTACTGTAATCTGAATTAATgaaattttctgttatttatcaTAATAGGTATGTGAAACTTTATACAAAATATTCTAATTAAAAGTAAAGATACCTTGACACTTTGGAAAATTCTTTATTATGGGGGACCGTCGTGTGCATTTTGGGACGTGAACATTCTCACCTGGCCTCTGTCCACTAGAATCCAGTAGCTTTCCCGCATTCATGACAACACAGACATTGCCTGGAAAGCAAAACTGTCCCTGGTTGAGAATGAGTGTTTTagagcttactgtgtgccagcttGAGGATAGACACTGAAGGTAAAAAGATTCAAGAATCCAACCTCCAAAGTGTCAAGAGTGCCAAAGTTAAGAAACCCTGCTCTAATATTGAGCTCTACAATCGCTGGATCACTGAACTTAGAGTGGATTATATAAGTAACACCAATTAAAAGTATACATaagctaacagaaagaaaagttatCTTTACTTTTAATTAGAGTATTTTGTATAAAGTTTCACGTACAGTGAGAATAGAACAGGCATCTAAACAGATATTTTACTCAGCAAAGAAAATGGCACTCCAGATACTTCAAAAGATTGGGCTTGTGAGCCAGCTGAGAATATTTGAGAAACATTTAGTAGATAACTGCTCAGAGCACAGAATATTAGAATGCATATTGGTAGGAAATGAAGGCAGAAAGGTAGTGTTATTTTATACAGCTATTTATGATAAGCTCACAGTTATTCTTGCAGTTTATTTTACTATATGGTAGTGTTTTAGGTTTGATCATTTGTTGACTGTTAAAGACAACAACGGAACTGCCCTTCACATAGAACTGGAAGGCCCAAATTTTATACACTAGCTTCTCCTTCTGAGGCCCTTGACATTGTACAAGTCAGTTTATCTCTCTGAGACTGACTATTCTCATCTTTAGAACGCGAGAGACAATACCAGGACTTgtgaatgttcagtgaaatagTGCATATGAAgtgttttaaaactataaaatactacCAAAAAGTTTGTAATTAAGGTTTTTTCCCCCTACAATGATAATGcttctttgttttattcctaGCAATATGTTAAGGATACCTGTAAGAAGGGCCTTAGTAGGCCTTTCTAAGTCTCCTAAAGGATATggtgagtattttttttttaatttgcacttgTGGGTACTAGactttctatttttgtaaattcATAGGTCTATGGAATGTTTCTTGAAAGACCCTAAATGCATAATTGcttttaagtgaaaattttaaaaatgacccaAGTTGAATAGAATTTTCAAAATGTACCTTTACCTTCAACAGTTTATAGAAATTATCATAGAATAGAAAGTAGTAGGAACTGACCATCAGTGCCAGAATGGAAGATGCAGTCGTTCTGCTTTTGATAAGTGATCTTCCATCAGCATATTTTCAGTGGTATTAAAAGTCTTGACTTAAACTGCTATTAAAAGTAGATAACCATATTCTGTCTGGCCTTCAGGATTGAAAAAGCTTTTTCCtgattcagtattttaaaagtttgcaTCTAGAGGAATAAAGGGGAATAGTGTAAAACGAGGACAGACTTTAGGCTTGTAGGATAGAGTTAATTAATCTGTTATCCTTTGCTGTAATAAATACAACtctgttaatttatttttcacctCAATATTTTTGATGGTCAGTTCGAACAACTGCCACAGCAACAAGCAACTTGATTGAAGTATTTGTTGATGGTCAGTCTGTCATGGTGGAACCAGGAACTACCGTCCTCCAAGTAGGCATACGttctaattctttatttttgtgcatgctctgatattttttaaattaccaatttatttccttcatacttctaaaatttttaagattCCTTGATAAACGTTCATTAAGAAAACTATAgatagaaaaattatatgaaaataagtTTGATTTGAAATGTTGGCGTTTCAAAGTGAGCTATCATTTATCTGTTTCTGGTTTTCTTAGTGAACTATGGCAAttcttttgtttcacttctggTTTCCAAATAGATACCCATTAAGACATttgaaattattagaaataaattattagttAATGTAGGTAAGTTTGGGAAAAGGATAGCCTTTATTTGTTGTGAGCCTGCTTCATGCTTTTCATGTAacctttctatttttaataattctagcagacaagtaatgactctatagcatcttgctatgctgaaggacagtgattgcagtgggatTGTcggggtgggacttggtgataTGGGAGCTAGGCAAAGAGGAAATCCAGGTATGAAACCACTTGGATAGAGTTTGAAGGACTGTGTTTGTAGACAGTAGTTCAGAGTGGAAATGCGGAGTCAGGCCGTCAGTATGGTCTGAAGAAACTTCATCCAGTTTCTTTGACATTAAGGTATGTGTATGTTCAGGATCCTTAATGGGGCAGCTTCAGAGCAGATGGGTTGCAATTGAGCAAAGAAAGAGGGAAATCTCTTGGAGATGAAGtaagaattaaagaagatacagatACTTACAGATTGGACTAATAAGATAGGTGGGGGATGGGTGTTTTTGGCCTGTGTTTTAGGCAAGACAAGGATGAGGTCAGTTTATTCTAATGCAGaaattttttactttgttctagGCTTGTGAGAAGGTTGGTATGCAGATCCCTCGATTCTGTTACCATGAAAGGTTGTCTGTTGCTGGAAACTGCAGGATGTGCCTTGTTGAAATTGAGAAAGCTCCTAAGGTACTTGACACCTAAAATTCCACACCATGCTGTAGAAGGTAGAAAACTTTAAATCTTGCAGCAAACTTTATTTAGAATCAGTATTATTGTAGTGGAGAAACTTAGCCGTGTTTTTatctattaattcattttttgtgtgattgattttcttcattcaaaaatggaaatacatcaatGAAAGTGGCTTTATAAGTACAAGTAGATATAATTGTAACAGATTTAGAAATTGAAAGTGAGTTCTTACAGCTGTCATTATTTCCAAGTGGCTATATGACATACAACTAAGATGCAGAGCTGCCAAGCAGCACATGCCAGTCTTATGCTGTGTCATTTTCACTGGAAAAAAGGGTTCTGGTGAAGAAGCTCACTTtcagtttaatttcattttggcTTATGCCATTTTGATTTAGTACTGCCTGTTAATCCAAACAGTTACAGATGTAGCTTGGAGATACTGTGGGCTCAATTCCAGACTaccacaataaaacaaataatgacaataaagtgagtcaaattaattttttggctTCCAAGTACACAtaaaattatatactgtattgtTGTTTGTTAAGTGTGTGATAGCTTTATGTCTAAGAAAACAGtgtataccttaattaaaaaataattattactaaGATAtgctatcatctgagctttcagtaagtcagtctttttgctggtggagggtttTGCCTCATTTGATCAGAGTGGTGATTGCTGAAGGTTGGGATGCTGCGACAAttacttaaaataagacaatggattgactcttcctttcataaaAGATTTCTCTGGAGCATGTGATGCTTTGATAGCATTTTTCCCACAGGAGAACTTCTTTCAGAATTGGAGTCAGTCTTCTCAAACCCTGCCaatgctttatcaactaagtttacaTAGTATCCTAAATTCTTTATTGTCATTTCAAAACTTaccacagcatcttcaccaggagcagATATCATCTCAAGACAcccctttctttgctcatccataagaagcagctcctcatctCTTAAAGTTTTATTGTGAGATTCAGCAATTCAGTTGAGTCTTCAGGTTCCCCATCTAATTCAAGTTCTCTTACtcccacatctgcagttacttccttcacagaagtcttgaacccctcagtcCTCCATGAGGGTTGAAATTATAACCTTCTTCCTAACTCCtattcatgttgatattttgatctctTCCATAAATCACAAAAGTTCTCGATATCATCTAGAATGGTGACTCCtttacagaaggttttcaattgatTTTCTGCAGATCCATCTGAGGAATCAGTATCTGTGGCAGTAATAACCTTaaccaaatgtattttt is a window encoding:
- the EEF1B2 gene encoding elongation factor 1-beta, coding for MGFGDLKSSAGLQVLNDYLADKSYIEGYVPSQADVAVFEAVSGPPPADLCHALRWYNHIKSYEKEKASLPGVKKALGKYGPANVEDTTGSGATDSKDDDDIDLFGSDDEEESEEAKRVREERLAQYESKKAKKPALVAKSSILLDVKPWDDETDMAKLEECVRSIQADGLVWGSSKLVPVGYGIKKLQIQCVVEDDKVGTDMLEEQITAFEDYVQSMDVAAFNKI